The nucleotide window TGCATTGGTTTTGGGTTACTCTGCGATTTACCGGTGAGCATGATCATTTCGCATTGATAAGCAAAAATCGAATACCACGACTGCCAGGGTAATAGGTTGCTCGCTAAACAGATTCTTTCTTTATATTGCAGTTATTCTGGGAGCTCCGACAACGCAGTTCACAACGGCTTTAAAAGTCCAGGAAGACCGCGGTGTTCGTATTCCGGTGACTACGGTGACGCCGATTTTACCGGGTATAAACAATGTCACAGGGGACATTTATCAGGCGTCTAAAGCGGCGGAAATGGAACCTTTGCGTCAGGATAAAATTCCCGTGCGGGTTGATGCCGTTTCGAACGAAACCGCGAATCCCGGCGAGCCGCGAAATCTTCTCGCCGTAATTATCAGACCTGATAACAACAACGATAACGGAACGGGAAAAGGAATTAGCAATAACTTATACAAGGAAGAAAAGCGGAAGAAGGATGGGAGAAATTCATCAGTATTAAATAACCCAGGCGATGAAGAAAACGCCGTCAATATACAAAACAAGTACAATAATAGCTTGAGAAGTTTATCTTCGTCGTTGAAGAAGGACAGTAAAATCACGTGGATTTTGAACGGCGGTAACAAAACGTCGCGATTGACGAAAATTACTGGAGACAAATTCAAGACGACGGATGATTACCGGAGAAAAAACAACAccgaggatgaggaggacgATCGTAATCTGGCGGTACTTCCGCTTCGCGTGAAAGACgcggggggggaggaggaggaggacggtGAAGAAACGACACAGACACCGTCGACTACTAATAGATTTAAGCTGGTCTTAGACAGAACTAAATTTATTCCTTCCACTAATGTTAATGATGATAAAGACGAGGTCGAGAATCTGAGAGACGACGAGGCCGTTGAAACGAGGATGATAGCCACTGCAGCTTCCATTCTACAAGGTACAATAACTGCGTGAATGCGTGTTTTCTCGTTTGAAAAAGATCGGTTCTCTATTTACACAAATTCTAATTCCAGGTGCCGTTAGCGAGTCGCCAAGACTGAGCAGAGCGAGAAGCGCCTTTGCCGGAGACTATCAGCAAGAGGAGAGAGACAAAAGGCCTGACGAACAGGCTCAGGAAAGGCTCGCCGAGAATTCGGGAAACGCGACTGCAAACGCCATCGACGTCGCCGCCGTCACTGGAAGCTGTTTGGCCACGCTGGTTTTACTCGGCACCATGGGTAGTCTGGGTTTCGTTATGTACaggtacataaatatacacgtacatcGATATCTACCAGGAAATAACACAAGAGTTGgtaaatttttacgttttcCTTCTTCTGGTTAACTTGAGTTTCCTCTTTCATTCACAGACGAAGGTATTTGAATCCGCCTCAAACGCTCAACAGTGACAAATGCAGCAATCCGGACAGCTCGGGTTACATCGACGATTCAACCATCAGGGTAATTGCTATTACTATGGTGATATTTCTTCTATAACTCGCAATTGAGACATATGTTCTTTCCTTTGTTTTGATGGACAATAGGATAACTCGGAGGAAATGTACAGCCTGGACAACGACTCATTTTTAAACTCGCTCGAGGCTATGACGATCCAAAATTATTGGACTGACAGCGTCAAGCACACGAAATTGTGAAACAAAGAGGTAAGGATAAATTGAAGACGTTGTTGATGGAAAAGTTTTAACCATCATTTCTCGAACGTGTGCAGTCGGTCGATTGATTTTACTTACTTGTAGAATGTCAAAAACTGATTGCAtagaatattttaatatttgtagATTGTGATGAGCCGCAAGTATTAGTAgaatgatttaaaaaagattattgagcaattgattttttttctttacatcctgttaatttttactgtttttcTTGCAACTCCTAATGtttctattcaatttttttgccgGAGAACAGGAAAAATTCGCGCTGTTATATATCTTTTTTCctctgttatttattttttttcatttatacacCACCTTGGAATAGAAATACATATAGCAATAAGAATGTTCACATTCCGTAAATATTACGTATTGTCATACGTTAACATGTAAATAATAGTATTCGTCCATGAATCACcaatgaacaaattttttatcaacataCGCAATGATTATTAATcatgacaaaaaaatgtattgacGTATGCAAgcaaattgtataattttgcaCGTGAATTTGCACTTGTATGTttagaaacgaaaaaagagaATGAAGTTTTAAATATACCACTGATCtattacaaaacaaaaaaattaactgttattattataatatttaatatacgtgggtgaataagaagaaaaaaaagaatagtgCAATAGAACGAATAGTTAGAAGGAGGACGATGTGACTATATTATACATGCCGCAAATACCATATGAGATCCAATAAATTATAGGGTGGATAAGTACAAATaagatttcttttcttttttttttgtttttttttcttagggTGTTTTGAAGTAAACATAGATAACGTTGCGATTCCTAAtcttttgaattataaaaacaatCTTCTATCTCTGTTAGTCAGGTGTAAACGGTTCACGGCGTATTGGACCTTTATCATTATTCTTTCTTTCAGGTCGACATTGTacgaataataatgatatttgtATTAATAGTAATAGAATTATGGAAGcaaactatttttcaattcggAATTCGTTGCcttacttttcttcttcttgcaaTGAGCGGTAAAAATATAACGGGTATTGTATACATGATACAGACAtagatttttattctcttacATCACTAATCTTGTTATAACTGTCAATTGATTAGTAACTGGGAAAGAGACGTCGCAATGCTTCTCTCTATAGAGTAGACATAtgaattatagaaaaaaaaaaacttgaaaaaaagtattatgCTAAATACCGTAGGTATTAGAACTGCACGATGAATCAATCGATTGAAACTATATACCATCATGACGATTAATCGTACAGCTCTAgtaggtataaaatatattctaaatacctataatatttaattctaGATTGTAAAGTtcactttatttaattataactattattatcgttatatttATCTTGCTTAtagtaatatttattactgttattaccACTTACTATTAATCATCATTGTAACTGAGTATTAATGAGAgggagcgaaaaaaaaacgacaaaaacaTCGGACCAAAAAATACCTACATAGAAATGTAGCTTTGAAAAAGCCTTTATTACGCACATATCCAGAATGTTTCATTTACGTCTATGACATTTATATTTCTTAGCAATTTAAATGTAATAATATCCATGATGCAATGTAGTTATCCACATAGTATTATTCGTcatagtttgaaatttttttgataaattagTTCAGCCATTCTTTTTACATATGTTTTACGGGGTTGTTACAAATCTgatgaaaaatgggaaaacaTCGAAAATACGAGTTTTCAATAACCTTGCTTTGATTTTTTGACACGATTCAGCGATCCTTTTGTCTCGACTACTGTCTATTGTTGTAAGTTTTCCCaaatgacaaaaaagaaaaattaacgagtgaaaaaaacaacCCCCACTCGTAAATTATATTTCTATGTTACACAGATGAGAACTCTCGGAAAATCAATTGTGATAGATAAACGTAGCGCATACAAATaactatataataataataataataataataataatgataatgataactATATGCATAGGTAGTGATATAGATTATGAAATTAGTTGATAAGTAGATTTTAATCACCATATCTACTTAATATACGCATATACACACTTACAAGTAAACCTATGACTGCGTTATCATCGCCGCATCGTTCGGCTTGTCTATCATTTCGTTTTGTCTCGTTTTGTCGTATATGTTGTGAGTATAATTGAATTAAGGTTGTGAATAcattaataaaagaaaaagaaagcaTCACCGCGTGATTACATTCGTAGCATTGATCAATGCATGCGCGCACGTAACATGCCACTGTAAATTTTATACAGCTACGACAGTTTCGTgttaattatgtataatcgaACTGTACAATTACATGTAATAATCACGTATTGTATAGTACATGTAATAACGTATGtcatgtaaataaattaaatggAAAGAAAGCAAGAATATTCGAACAGACGCTTGATTCACGAAGCCGCAGATACGGCGAAACCACTGATTTCGTGGGcgagaaatttgaagaaaaagaaaacccaAAAACGTCAACATATTGACTGATTCTTGCCAACTAATAAATTACCGGCTGTCAAACTGCCACAGTTACCGACAAGCAATgtacgaataatattttccgtTAGAGCCCTTTGACGGTTGTTTTAAACAAACACAGTGCATTTTGTTTTGGACAGATGGCGGGTACTGTACAATTCGATTCGTTTGAACTCTGGGCGCCCGAGTCGAGCCGCTCTTTTTTGCCAGTCTCCATCAGGTTGGGTTAGGAATTGAATAAGGGCCAAAGACACGCCTCCGCGCCGACAAATTGCACCCAGATAGTCCTAGCTGTAGTTTGATATTCTGCCCTAATCCGCTGTTACGACCTTACGCGTAACACAGTATAACATCACAGGTATCAGGTGATAATTACAAAACTGCatgaaattttgcattaaTAATTACGCTCACGACACGTGGTGACGAACCAAAAGTGCAGTGTAACCATCTTTCACAACCAAAGAAGATTGTTTTTTTATGTCATGTAAGTCGAACATGTAACGCATCAGTGTATTACACCTGTTGTAACAATTCTGAACAGTACTTTTGGTGGTGATAGTGATGGCAATGGTCTTGATGACGATAAACTGCAGTCGAACGTCGTCGATCGTGATTATTAATCCCCGATTAAATTCCACGCTATAGGGCGTAGGGGCGGTAATTAATGTCACTATAAATTACAACTGATCGAGAAATTGATCCGAGTTATGAGTTCGAAGATTTCGTTACCTGGACGTCGCCTATGGCTGACCTATAGCAGCCACCAACTTGTTAAATCAAGGGCCGAACCCGCACGAATCGTACGTTATCACACGGTATGCGTACGAAATATCACAGCTTCAGCCACCTCCGTCAAAGCTGTTGATGTCATTGTTTACATGTGTAAATATCCGCGAACTATGGACTTACGTACGCATCGTTTCTCCGACAGGATATTTACAACATCAGGGACTCGGGCGTTGATCGAGGAGCGGCGCAGAGACGCCGTAATTGCAGTCAGGACGACGACGAATTCGTCGTCACCGAGGACTGATAAGCGTGCGGAGAATCGACACATAATATCATCGACTGCACAGGCAACAAACTAACAGCATCATGACTGCGAGGCAAGGGTAGCACAAGGGGCTGCTGCACCTTTCATGGTGGGCGGGAAATGGAGACCGACGTATCATCCGCAGCAACATCATCGACCGCGGTAATTACTGGGCGAAGGAATAGGAGGAGGAGAAACGGGATCAAGGAGATTAAGGAGAACACAACCAAGGATATTAATGTCAATA belongs to Neodiprion lecontei isolate iyNeoLeco1 chromosome 5, iyNeoLeco1.1, whole genome shotgun sequence and includes:
- the LOC107223020 gene encoding uncharacterized protein LOC107223020 isoform X1, which produces MSYTCIVCAIIISRSSRRDSNAAMTLHWWMHWFWVTLRFTVILGAPTTQFTTALKVQEDRGVRIPVTTVTPILPGINNVTGDIYQASKAAEMEPLRQDKIPVRVDAVSNETANPGEPRNLLAVIIRPDNNNDNGTGKGISNNLYKEEKRKKDGRNSSVLNNPGDEENAVNIQNKYNNSLRSLSSSLKKDSKITWILNGGNKTSRLTKITGDKFKTTDDYRRKNNTEDEEDDRNLAVLPLRVKDAGGEEEEDGEETTQTPSTTNRFKLVLDRTKFIPSTNVNDDKDEVENLRDDEAVETRMIATAASILQGAVSESPRLSRARSAFAGDYQQEERDKRPDEQAQERLAENSGNATANAIDVAAVTGSCLATLVLLGTMGSLGFVMYRRRYLNPPQTLNSDKCSNPDSSGYIDDSTIRDNSEEMYSLDNDSFLNSLEAMTIQNYWTDSVKHTKL
- the LOC107223020 gene encoding uncharacterized protein LOC107223020 isoform X2 — protein: MTLHWWMHWFWVTLRFTVILGAPTTQFTTALKVQEDRGVRIPVTTVTPILPGINNVTGDIYQASKAAEMEPLRQDKIPVRVDAVSNETANPGEPRNLLAVIIRPDNNNDNGTGKGISNNLYKEEKRKKDGRNSSVLNNPGDEENAVNIQNKYNNSLRSLSSSLKKDSKITWILNGGNKTSRLTKITGDKFKTTDDYRRKNNTEDEEDDRNLAVLPLRVKDAGGEEEEDGEETTQTPSTTNRFKLVLDRTKFIPSTNVNDDKDEVENLRDDEAVETRMIATAASILQGAVSESPRLSRARSAFAGDYQQEERDKRPDEQAQERLAENSGNATANAIDVAAVTGSCLATLVLLGTMGSLGFVMYRRRYLNPPQTLNSDKCSNPDSSGYIDDSTIRDNSEEMYSLDNDSFLNSLEAMTIQNYWTDSVKHTKL